A genomic stretch from uncultured Fretibacterium sp. includes:
- a CDS encoding ParB/RepB/Spo0J family partition protein: protein MAERKALGKGLSALLGVTEGSAPLEKIYRVGIGEIHPDPDQPRREMDGEGLESLAASIRTHGVLQPLLLRAEPGGGYRIVAGERRWRAAALAGMEDLPARVLNASEEALREISLIENVQRRDLTPIEIASALQALIRKNGLTQEDCAAHLGWSRALVANRLRLLNLPDELREMLAGGSLSEGHARALLGLDSEDAMIALGRRAANGGMTVRQLEAAVRDLSSGRVGLEQRPVPKGRFRSVHLPGPPLRAYRRMGVKIRVGRRDGAARIVLEELRDVGDERLIQALEGCLRLLYPESEGMEE, encoded by the coding sequence ATGGCTGAGCGAAAAGCCCTAGGCAAGGGCCTGTCCGCCCTCCTGGGCGTGACGGAGGGAAGCGCTCCCCTGGAGAAGATCTACCGCGTCGGGATAGGGGAGATCCATCCGGACCCCGACCAGCCGCGCAGGGAGATGGATGGGGAGGGACTGGAGTCCCTGGCTGCCTCCATTCGGACGCACGGCGTGCTCCAACCCCTTCTGCTCCGCGCGGAGCCGGGGGGCGGCTACCGCATCGTCGCGGGGGAACGTCGCTGGCGCGCCGCCGCGCTGGCGGGTATGGAGGACCTTCCCGCCCGGGTCCTGAACGCCTCGGAGGAGGCGCTGCGGGAGATATCCCTGATCGAGAACGTCCAGAGAAGGGACCTCACCCCCATCGAGATCGCCTCGGCGCTCCAGGCCCTGATCCGGAAGAACGGGCTGACCCAGGAGGACTGCGCCGCCCACTTGGGGTGGAGCCGTGCCCTGGTGGCGAACCGCCTGCGCCTGCTGAACCTGCCTGACGAGCTCAGGGAGATGCTGGCCGGGGGAAGCCTGAGCGAGGGGCACGCCCGGGCCCTTCTGGGGCTCGATTCCGAGGACGCGATGATCGCATTGGGAAGGCGCGCCGCAAACGGGGGCATGACCGTGCGCCAGTTGGAGGCCGCCGTTCGGGACCTCTCGTCCGGGAGGGTCGGTCTGGAACAAAGGCCGGTCCCCAAGGGGCGATTCCGGTCGGTCCACCTTCCCGGACCGCCCCTTCGGGCCTACAGGAGGATGGGGGTGAAAATTCGCGTCGGGCGCCGCGACGGCGCCGCCCGGATCGTCCTGGAGGAGCTGCGCGACGTCGGCGACGAACGCCTGATCCAGGCCCTCGAGGGGTGCCTGAGGCTTTTGTACCCCGAATCGGAGGGGATGGAGGAATGA